The Solanum dulcamara chromosome 6, daSolDulc1.2, whole genome shotgun sequence genome contains the following window.
TTCTCATCTTCAGATTCAACTTTATCTGGCTCTTCATGCTGATCTGATACTTCCTCATCATTTGATACTTCATCTTCAGATTCAACTTTATCCAGCTCTTCATGGTGATCTGTTACTTTCTCATCGTTTGTTACTTCCTCTTTTTCGTCAGAGGACTCACTAACACCATCAGAGCCAGACTGCATCTCTTTACCAGGAATAGCACTCGGCAAAATATCCAATACACTGAATGTAGCACCACTACTCGCACTAACAAGATCTTTCCATGGAGACTTCTTTGGGAATTTGGCACTTCTATTTGATAGTTGGCTAACTCGTTTGACTTCTGTAGGACACACATCTGTTCTATCACAAATAAGAGTGTCCAAGGTCTGCTTTGCTTCAGGTTTAGACAGCAAAGAATGTGCCTCACTATCTTCATCCTCTGAAGGTGCTTTTCGCTTTCTGTTTGAGGGCATCTTCCTTCCTTGCTTTTGTTTATCTGTAGCATGTCGTGATTCCTTGGATAGCGAATTATGTGCGCATGACACAcaccaaaaggaacaagaaaACTAAGATGTTAATACCTTGTTTAAGAAGAGCAGGGAAAATCAAAATAGTACATAACAGAATATGAACCTGAATAGCAGCGATTGCTTCCAGGGTTGGATCTTTCAACATAGAGGTTCTATCATTTGCACCGGCCACTACATTGATTATAAGGTTATCATCATTGTCATCCATTTCTTGGTCAACAAAATCCTCATTAGCCTGACTAGCTGTCATTGCTTCCTGGATTGGATCTTTTACCGTAGTGGTTCTATCATTTGCACCAGCCACCACATTGAGAATGAGGTTATCATCATCTCCCATTTCTTGGTTGACTAGATTCTTGTCATCCTGCAAATGATCAACTGTACCATTTGAGCTTCGAACTTCCTTAGATAGTTTAAAATCCCTAGGAGCTTTCTCGGAGTAGTTCtccctctcaaaaattctgttcAACACTGAATTCATAATGTTCAGCTCTTTCTCATCCATTCCACCATCCTTTGAGCCATAATTACAAAGTGATTTTTGCTTGTCTGTATAAGTAGTACCAGAGTGCTCTTCACAATCACAAAAATGGATAGGTAAAGAAGGAACTTCCACACGCTGAAAACTGTATTTGTGCTTGCCAGTTCCTCTAAGAGACACTGATTTTATCTGCACAAAGAGATTCCAGAAGCATGATTCTTGACATAATAAAAACATAGGCCTTACTAAATGACATAGCATTCAAATGTAAACCATGCAGTCACCTTTCCCACCATACGTCATCCAAGAATAATTGTATCCATGGAAGTAAGTCATACCCAAGCAGAGGTAAAGAACGCTTTACCTTTCCTAGCTTTGGGAAGTAAATCCGAATCTGTGCATCATCCAGCTTGGAGCCTTTCTTCTGACTTTTCAGGGAGTCCGTCATTTCAGCTGCAGTAACGGGAAGATGGGTCGAAGTAGTGGCAACTGTAACATCCTCTTCCCACTCACGTTTCAAACGAAGAAAAAAATGCTCCTTTGCCTTCTCTATTCTAAGCCTCCCACCTTTCCACATGCATCCATTATACTGCAGATCAAATTGGATTAGCAACACTAAGCATCAAGGTAATACATTTGTGTGTAgtgtttgttattgttgtaattATAGCCAACAGTAGGCACTAAAAAGAAGAGAGATTTATGTTTGGACAAAGAAATAGAGTCAATAAAGGTGAGTCAAGCAAAAGCAAATCATTTCTATTCAGCTTTAAATGTCTTAATGAAGCTGAACCTAACGGTTGTATCAGAATAGGTGGAATGATCTCTAAGCTTTTTTTCACTTAAACACACCATTTCTTGGATCATTTTACAATGTTGGCTGGACATAAAAGTAAATGGTACGTGATAGCTGTGGCACGCATATCTAGGGGGTATTAGCTAGTCATAAATAGTGAAAATGAGAAGTGTATGGTATGCCACAGATAAAAATTGAGCTGCAATGCAGCAGATGCAGAAATATTACATCCTTAAAGAAACAATTTTTCAACATTACAGACAGCTAAACACTATAAAATAGgaatattttttcaaacaaAAACCTTAGTTTTGCCTTTCTCATTATCAAATTAAGTTAGCTTTTCAATAACTTTGTTTTAATAAATCAGGGTTTTTCCAATCATTGAGCCTActtatattcaaaaaaaaaagtctaCCTATCTTCTAGAAACTGAAGTATGCAATAGACAACTCAAAATCTCCTTAATATCTTGCATATGTGAATTAGCTTCACTCCCCAAGTTCTTTTTCTTGTAATTTTTACTGTACTGAACCTAGGTATATAGCAACAGAAAACGAGAAGTTAATGAAAGTAAACAAGTCCTTCAATCATCGAGTACACTATTGACTTCCCGCACTAATCATGACAACATCCCTGATCTTTGGCACACTACATTTCCAAATGTTCACCATGGAGGATAGCTGCTGCAGTGAAGGATATTCAGTCTTCAGCAAGCGAGCCAAAAGTAATGATGTGACTGTCAAAGTACATAGTTTTGACTTCTTCTTAGACTACCATTGACCAGCTTTGTGAGGCCATCTCAGTCTACCAATTCAAACACTCCCATTCAATGTCAATGCcaccttctttttcttccccAAAAGTCCTTTTGGCAACCCAACAGGCCAACACTTGCAAGCAAAGTCCGTTATTGAATCCAGGAGTCCACCGTGGAAGGGATCTCACTCATACAAAACAAAGACCTTTTTttacaaggaaagaaagaaccCGTGGTTCCCAGTGGACTGGTGGATCACACACTTGGAGCCGGGGACAAGGGCATGCCTTTTAATTATATTCTTAATCCCAAATGTGGACAGCTAAGTGTGCCAGTTCactaagaagaaaaaataaaaaggattgaactaaaataaaaaggatCGAACTTCCTACTCATTATTCAGAGGTGAATCAAACACCAAAAGTCGTGGTATCTTATGATGTGCCTAATATTATTCTATCACCATACCAGGATGCTGGTAGTGTACTGAAACATCTCAAGTTGGTTCATCCAACCAACCCGCCTTTAAAGTCACGACCAATGTCAAACGAAAGTCAAGAAGAAATGTATAGCTTCAATTTCCAAAATGTCACTTTAAGAGTGGATTTTAGAAGGAAAAACTTTGTTCACTTCCTGCAAATTCATTAAGTTATCCTAATAATAGAGAGACACTTTGATAGAAAGTGATACTAATGATTACAAGGCCGAACAGATGACCACCACATAAAAACAACATACAGTAATCTCTTGCAGCACCAAAGGAACGGGTGTAAATGTAATGAACATCTAATGAGATACTGCACTCACTGATAAGAATTGCTGCTTGCTTCACAAAAGCTCTAATATGCCTAGGGCATTCTTTCACCCTAATTTCCATACATTACTAAATAAGTTAGGAGTCTTTTATCCAGGTTCTTAACCTCCTTCTTCACTAAGGTAGCGGCTACcattttatatgttatttatattttattttagactAATAATGCCACGCTATTTGCACCAATTCTTATATCTATGCAATGAAACAGACAATTTAGCATAGTACGCACGCAGAGTCAAAGTGAGGTACGGAGAAATTTCTACCGTGCTGAAAAGCTTGGGTAGGGATTTGTCGGAAGAAGGAAGCAAATCCAAGTAAGCAAAGCTGCGACCTTTGGTTCGAACGATGTCCATCGATTCCACTTTTCCAAGTTGTGGTGTTGAGAATGTCTTCTTCAAATCCTCAGCCGTCACACTTTCGCCTAAACCACCAACATATATCCTTACGGTTTTCTTCGTTGATGCAACGCCTCCTTCGCCCGTCAACATCTCTGCCGGTGCCGCCATGTCTAACTCAATCAAGCGGCCTGGTCCGAAACCTAATGCGCCTTGTTGAGGAAAAAGAAAGTGTAAATTACACTTTTGACACTAGAGTCTGTCGGGTCGGGTGTCCAATCATAAACGAGATAATGAAAAGAGAAAATTTTGGGTTAAGCCTTCACGTGGATTCATGTTTTCTTtggaaattatatataatagtattatatttaaaatattcaaatataaatGTGTGAATCtataatcaaaatatcatataatgTGATGATGATTGGATGCTTATTTTTAAGTGAGgttagaaatttgaattttttatctatcttgttctatttttctttctaaaatttgaagttcttcaatctttcaaaattttcaagtttgtcacattgaaaattcctaaaaattttaatagtgtaatctttttatataattaaaccaAGTATGTATATTAAAACTAGTAGTATTGGATGAAATAACATACAATTAAAATTAATGggttcaatatatatatatatatatatatatatatatatatatatatatatatatataaattactatttgggtatataagaattaattttggagctataattttaaaaatttaatgttATTCAGTAATAAGAACCTAAATGTCAAACCgttcaaatttatattttgaatttacttttttgtaataatacATCCATCATCTCGAATTCCTAAATACGCCTTGTTGAAAATGACTTTTTCTTACTaacatttttttaagaaataactAGTCAAGtctatgttttaaattaaaaagtaaAGTGTACTGCTTTATGTGTTAGCTAAAAAGTGTTTTTATAGTTAGATCTCATTTATCTCTCTCACATTGGAAAATGGCATAGATTTCCTTCTGAActtgttttaaaaaatcaattacaCGTTTAAACTTTACAAACGACCTATTACACACTTCATATATCAAAAAGTGAATTTATTACCTCCCTAAAATATCAACATCAGTCTTGTGGTAGGCAGTATTTTGCACGCGTCagaagtcaatttttttttaattttttttctttcataatttTCCCTTTTATTAATCATATTTTTTACATTAACTAACCCTAATTAATCTAAAATCCCTAAATAATTGTGATCTTCTCCTTCATTGAAATGTTTCCGCCCCCATTTTAATATTTGCCCAGAATACATTAACAACACTAACTTAAACaccatctttatttttttgcgaacaatttgtgatttttttcttctttgaagTTAGAATTTTTTGTATGCAGAAAATAGTGAATTTTTCAACGGCAGTAGTCATCTTCTCCGATGCTTTCAAtggttataaataaaataaattatgatttttatacaAAAATTTCATGTGATTTTCGATAATAGTCATCATTGTTCCAAtgattttctctttcaaaatttaaaaggaGAGTATCGCTTCTCGGAGACAAAGTGAAGAAGACGAGGTgctgatgaagaagatgaagttcTAAAAAGGAAAGAAGTTTAAAAGAGAAGTGGGAtccacaaataaataaataaaaataagaaggaaatctaaaataattatttgtcttATAAACAatgacatattttaaaaaataaaggataTTTTAGTTGTATAATGGCCAATAAAATAGTGATACGTgtgtaattttgattttttaaataaaaaaatttttCTCACGCATctttataaatcaaaaaaattcttCTCACGCATCTTTAGGAAGGAGAATACACTTTCTTTGTCATATCACGTTT
Protein-coding sequences here:
- the LOC129892515 gene encoding protein REPRESSOR OF SILENCING 3, with the protein product MAAPAEMLTGEGGVASTKKTVRIYVGGLGESVTAEDLKKTFSTPQLGKVESMDIVRTKGRSFAYLDLLPSSDKSLPKLFSTYNGCMWKGGRLRIEKAKEHFFLRLKREWEEDVTVATTSTHLPVTAAEMTDSLKSQKKGSKLDDAQIRIYFPKLGKIKSVSLRGTGKHKYSFQRVEVPSLPIHFCDCEEHSGTTYTDKQKSLCNYGSKDGGMDEKELNIMNSVLNRIFERENYSEKAPRDFKLSKEVRSSNGTVDHLQDDKNLVNQEMGDDDNLILNVVAGANDRTTTVKDPIQEAMTASQANEDFVDQEMDDNDDNLIINVVAGANDRTSMLKDPTLEAIAAIQESRHATDKQKQGRKMPSNRKRKAPSEDEDSEAHSLLSKPEAKQTLDTLICDRTDVCPTEVKRVSQLSNRSAKFPKKSPWKDLVSASSGATFSVLDILPSAIPGKEMQSGSDGVSESSDEKEEVTNDEKVTDHHEELDKVESEDEVSNDEEVSDQHEEPDKVESEDEKVSDQHEELDKVESEDEVSNDEKVSDQHEELDTVEYEERVSDQHEELDKIATDNIEGPVDIYVRGAAWRQKSSWTELVRDGARSSFSISQILPGASLPKPELPVMGETGKEQKSNRTDKSDSQDVSTSHEGTKADALGSYCGSAVIVEKQSNVHFSKELPVLDNYQQKEKMKNEASAPTLEKEHASASKQALVGDTNYNETCSFMRSAASMKEWTKTKAALSGSLKKKINEKK